The following nucleotide sequence is from Flavimarina sp. Hel_I_48.
GACCTCAGCGAATTCCATTAATATTGCACGGTGGTTGCCCCAACTTTTTTATTTCCTTTTTGCCTATAAACAAGCCAAAAAACAAGGAAAAGAGCTCGTTTTTTCGGTACCTAGCGGCAATTTTGGCAATATATGCGCAGGGATTGTTGCACATAAGTTGGGCATGCCGGTAAAACAGTTTGTCGCTTCGGTAAACAGCAATAAAGTCGTACCCGAATATCTCAAAACTGGAGTTTATGACCCAAAACCTTCCGTGGCAACCATAAGCAATGCCATGGATGTGGGAGATCCCAGTAATTTTATACGTATACAGCAGCTTTTTGATAATGACCTGAAGGCACTTTCTGCAAAGCTTACCTCCTACTCTTTTAACGATGCGGAAACTAAGGAAGCAATGAAAGATATTTTTGAAAAAACAGGATATATAGCAGATCCTCACGGTGCGGTAGGCTATCTTGGGCTCAAAAAGTATACTGCCGAAAACAACAATGAATCAGACGTTTACGGAGTCTTTTTAGAAACGGCGCATCCGGTGAAATTTCTTCCCGTAGTTGAAGAAGTGATTCCGCAAAAAATTGAGATTCCCGAGCAGATCAAGGAGGTAATCGACAAGGAGAAGGTTTCCATAAAAATCAAGGATTATGAGGAATTTAAAGCGTTCTTAACTCAAAAATAGAGGTAGTATACCTCCGACATATTAGTTTATTCTAGTTAAGCACTTGAAGATTCTCAGCAAGCAGTTCCTATCTATGTTGGTAAAATATTGAAAATACGGAGTTTGATTTTAGCCCAAGAAGCCAATATTCCTACGCAAAAATATAGATCCAGATAGACCTGGAAATTCTGAAGTTAAAAGTACTGGTTAAGATTGCCACCAGTACAATGATTGCAAATACGTAAAGTGGGGAAAGGCTGGCGAAATACCAGAAAATAACAAGACTGGTCACCATTTCTGCCACAGCCAATGCATAGCTCACAAACATAGCACCGAAAAAGAAACCTGTTTCCTTTTCAAACTTGTAATTGCAATTTTTACAGCGTACGTTCATTTTAGGCATTTTAAAAAGAAAGATATTCCCTTTACTCTTAAAGATCTCGCCTTCATTACAATTGGGACATTTACATTTTACGATATCTACTACAGTTTCCATTACTTATTTTTTAGAAGACTACAAAGTTAAATGCCTATGCAGTGGCTACTGTTATATTTTTATCGCCAATATTTGTACTTTTGGGACATAAATTATGGAAGTTCCGGTTTTAAATATCACACAGTTTCAGAAATCAAAACCTTTACGCGATTTCTATATCAATGTGTTTTCTGAACACATCCTTCTCAACAAAGACCTGATTGCTAAGCCACACAAGCATGATTTTTACCTGTGCGTTTTATTTACAAAAGGCTCGGGGACCCATGAGATCGATTTTAATGCGTACCCTATTCTCCCAGGAAGTGTCTTCTTTTTAAGACCTGGTCAAACGCACTACTGGAAATTTGATTCTGCCCCTGAAGGTTACATTTTCTTTCATTCACAGGAATTTTACGAAATGAAATTTTTAGATCACAAACTCAGTACCTTCCCTTTTTACTATACCTTCCAGAATCCACCATTTTTAAAGTTGAATAACGAAGACATCGCAAATATCAAAAAAAAACTTGCGGAGGTCTTTTCCGAATATAAACAGCATACCTCCTTTAGGGATCTTAAAATTGTGAGCCTGATCACTGAAATATACATTGATTTCACCCGTGAATATGCAGCTTCCGTAGCGATACAGAATAGATTTTCATCGCGTTACCTCAATATTCTGGAAAATTTTGAACATCTCATCGATCAAAACTTCCGCAGGGAAAAATTCCCCAAGTTTTATGCAGAACAGCTTCATATAACTACAAAACACCTTAATAGGGTATTAAGGGAAACCATTGACAAGACCACTTCGGAAATGATTTCTGAAAGGATCATCCTCGAGGCAAAGCGCCTCATCGTAAATTCTGATGACAGTTTCTCTGTGATTTCAGATACTCTGGAGTTTACAGATTATTCGTACTTCTCCAAAATCTTCAAATCAAAAACAGGGATGACCCCCTTGCAATTCAGAAAACAATATATCAATCATTAGTGCCGCTTTTTCTGTACTATTCTATCTATTTTTGAGAATGTGCCAATACATTTAAACATTATAAATCTGATTGTACCAGTATAGGGTGAATACCAATATTAAACATCTAATGCGTCTATAAATGTATTGTTTTGCTTAAAAATCGGTTAAAAAGGTCAATAAACAGGTGCTTTGGGAGCTTATTTGTTCTGATGCTGTATCCTTCTCCTTTGTGCATATTTGCTTATCTTCGCGTTCCTTTAATATGACAACTTATGAAGCAGATCGCACTTAATGATACCCATGTGGCCCTTGGCGCAAAAATGGTTCCCTTTGCAGGATATAACATGCCTGTTCAATATGAGGGCGTTACCGTAGAACATGACACGGTGCGCAAAGCACTGGGTGTTTTTGACGTTTCCCATATGGGCGAATTTTTGGCCATTGGTGAAGGTGCGCAGGACCTCTTACAACTGGTCTGCAGCAATGATATATCAAAAATTAAGGTAGGTCAGGCACAATATAACTGCTTGCCCAATGCAGATGGTGGGATCGTAGATGATCTTATCGTATACCGCATTCGCGAAAACGAATATCTACTCGTGGTCAATGCTTCAAATATTGAAAAGGACTGGGAATGGATCAAAAAGCACAATAGCTTCAACGTAGATCTCAAGAACATTTCTGATGACTATTCGTTACTTGCCATACAAGGCCCCAAAGCTGTTGAGGCGATGCAGTCGCTTACCAGCACAGATCTTTCCGCTATAAAATTCTATCATTTTGAAGTTGCCCCTTTTGCAGGGATAGAACATGTCATTATTAGCGCAACGGGGTATACCGGTAGCGGTGGATTCGAAATTTATTGCAAGAATTCAGAAGCACAGCAACTTTGGGACAAAGTGATGGAAGCCGGCGCCAGCGCTGGCATAAAACCCATAGGTCTTGCCGCTCGCGATACGCTGCGTTTGGAAATGGGATATTGTCTTTACGGAAACGATATTGATGAAACCACTTCGCCCATTGAGGCCAATCTGGGCTGGATCACAAAATTTACCAAGGATTTTGTAAATAGTGACCAACTTAAAGAACAAAAGGAAAAAGGTACAGACCGTAAACTGGTGGGTTTTGAACTTGATGACCGCGGTATACCGCGACAAGGTTATGACATTGTAGATTCCGAAGGAAATTCCATAGGGATCGTTACTTCTGGGACACAGGCGCCTACCGTGGGTAAAGGTATTGGTATGGGTTATGTGCCCAGTGCATTAGCTGCCCCGGGAAGTAAAATATTCATTCAGGTACGCAAGAATGCACTGCCTGCCACCGTTGTTAAACTACCTTTCTATAAAGGATAAATAAACACGTACTATTAACAATTCGCATAAAATATTGATTCTGGGTGCCAGTGGTTTTCTGGGTGGAGCATTGAACAAAGAATTGCGCCGTTACTATGATACCTACGGCACCTACCACACGGGTAGAATTCACTCTGACAACCAGCATTTTATTCACTTTGATGTGGTGCAGGACAGCATTTACGAAGTGCTCAACCAGGTGCGCCCCACTTTAGTGATCTCAACGTTGCGGGGGGACTTTGAAGGCCAGCTGGAAGCGCACGAGGATCTGGTAGATTATGCCCGGCGCACGGGAATTAAGTTGATCTATGTTTCTTCATCCAATGTGTTTGATGCTTTTACGAACTACCCTTCGTACGAGTTCGATAAGACTTTTTCTGAAAGTAAATTCGGGAAATTTCAGATCGCGTGTGAAAATCTATTCCTGAAGAACCTTCCCGAAGAACAATACAGCATTGTGCGGCTCCCTATGGTTTTTGGGCTAAATACGCCCCGCATTCGGGAGATTCGCAACCGCATTCTGGAAGGTCAGGAAGTGGAGGTTTTCCCGCATTTGATCATCAATACCACAACCGATAAAAAATTTTCCCAGCAGGTGCATTTTATCATCAACCGGAATCTTTTTGGTATTTTTCATCTGGGAAGTAAAGATTTGATCCACCACCAGGAATTTGTAAATGAAATTATAGAACGGCTGGATTTAAAGGTAAAACCGCATTTTAAACTGGTTTACACGTCTAATTTTGACCGGTATCTGGCAGTTTTACCGCGGGACAATCCGCTTCCGAAGCATTTAAGCATCACTAACGAAGAAGTTGTACAGGTTTCTCAGGTATATTAATATTCTTGTAAACTGTATTTTGTAGACTGTAAGTCAATCGAATTTTTAAATTAAAGAGTTCCTCCCATTCCAAAGGGGAGGTGCCGCAGGCGGAGGGGTTCCTGTCTTTAAATTGGAATTAAAAAAAGCTCTACATTTAAGGACTGTTGAAATCAGATACATTGAAATTTAAAAAACCGCTCCTCTATCTATTCCTTTTTATCCTTCAGCTATTGGGCTTGCGTTTGCTTCGCGGGAATCCAGCATTTGTTGAGCGTTATTATTCCACCGGGATCTATCCCTATATTTCAAAAGCTTCCCGATTTATTTTGGGATGGATTCCATTTTCCGTTGGTGATCTGCTTTATGCGGTGCTGATTTTTTGGTTGCTCTATTCCCTTTACAAATTAATTAGAAAACGCTTTAAAAATGGGTTGAAATTCCTGACGGAAGCACTACTTGCGCTCAATATCATTTACTTTGGTTTTCACCTGCTCTGGGGTTTTAATTACTACCGGCTACCGTTGCACCGGGCGTTGCAGATGGGAAATGATTATACCACCGAAGAACTTGGTGTACTAACCCAAAACCTGATCGCACGTTCCAACGAACTCCATAAACAATTACAGCCAGACGATTCTGCCGCAGTGATTTTCCCATTTACGATTGAGGAAATTTTTGATAAAACGCCTCAGGGCTATACCCAAATTGAAAAAAGCTTCCCTAAGTTGGATTATCCGCCTAAAAGCATAAAAAATTCGCTTTTCAGGTATCCGCTTTCGGTTATGGGTTTTGGCGGGTATCTCAATCCCATTACAAACGAAGCACAGGTAAACGGACTTATTCCCGGCCACCGCTGGCCGCTTGTGAGCTGCCATGAACAAGGGCACCAACTCGGTTTTGCTAAGGAAAACGAAGCCAATTTTATAGGGGTACTTGCCAGCACAAACAATACAGATCCTTACTTTAAATATTCAGGCTATATTTTTGCGCTAAGGTATTGCCTCAATGAATATTACCTACGCGACCCAGAAGCTTCCGAAGCGCTTAAACCTACCATAAGACCTGGAATTCTTGCCAACTATAAGGAATCTTATGATTTCTGGGCAGGGTTTGAAAATCCCTTAGAACCCTTGATAGCGATTGTTTATGGGAAGTATCTTGTAGCAAATAATCAACCAGGGGGCATGCAAAGTTATAATTATGTAGTGGCCCTACTTGTTAATTATTATAAAGATAAAAAAAGGCTTCCTTAGTGTTAAAAATGGCATTTTGAGTGATTAATTTTAATGCAACTTCTACCTTTAAAAGCTATAATTAATTCAACTTTTATGTTAAAAAAACTATTCCTTTCGGGGAGTTTTCTCTTTTGTGGCTTTATGCTGCAAGCCCAGGATTACTTTCCTAAAAATGACGGCGTAAGTACAGACAACAACAATTACACTGTATTTAGGAACGCCACCCTGCACCTCAACCCTTCGGAAACCGTTGAAAACGGTATGCTCATTGTTCAAAAAGGCAAGATTACCGCCGCTGGAAAATCAGTTTCCATACCAGAACATGCCGTAGTTATTGATGCTACGGGCAAGCATATTTACCCTTCTTTTATAGAAACTTATTCCGGTTTTGGTATCGAAAAGCCAAAAAGCGAAAGCAATGGCCGCAGTCCACAATACGAAGCAACCCGCGAAGGGTATTACTGGAATGATCACATTAG
It contains:
- the thrC gene encoding threonine synthase → MQFYSLNHKAPKVGLEEAITRGIAPDKGLYFPEEIKALPKSFFDKIEELDNNEIAFEAIKQFVEGAIPEDKLKEIIADVLSFEFPLEEIEENVAALELFHGPTMAFKDVGARFMARCLGYFAAKKETREPVTVLVATSGDTGGAVARGFLNVEGVDVVILYPTGKVSDVQEKQLTTLGANITALEVDGVFDDCQRMVKKAFLDDEITANRKLTSANSINIARWLPQLFYFLFAYKQAKKQGKELVFSVPSGNFGNICAGIVAHKLGMPVKQFVASVNSNKVVPEYLKTGVYDPKPSVATISNAMDVGDPSNFIRIQQLFDNDLKALSAKLTSYSFNDAETKEAMKDIFEKTGYIADPHGAVGYLGLKKYTAENNNESDVYGVFLETAHPVKFLPVVEEVIPQKIEIPEQIKEVIDKEKVSIKIKDYEEFKAFLTQK
- a CDS encoding DUF983 domain-containing protein, with protein sequence METVVDIVKCKCPNCNEGEIFKSKGNIFLFKMPKMNVRCKNCNYKFEKETGFFFGAMFVSYALAVAEMVTSLVIFWYFASLSPLYVFAIIVLVAILTSTFNFRISRSIWIYIFA
- a CDS encoding AraC family transcriptional regulator, producing the protein MEVPVLNITQFQKSKPLRDFYINVFSEHILLNKDLIAKPHKHDFYLCVLFTKGSGTHEIDFNAYPILPGSVFFLRPGQTHYWKFDSAPEGYIFFHSQEFYEMKFLDHKLSTFPFYYTFQNPPFLKLNNEDIANIKKKLAEVFSEYKQHTSFRDLKIVSLITEIYIDFTREYAASVAIQNRFSSRYLNILENFEHLIDQNFRREKFPKFYAEQLHITTKHLNRVLRETIDKTTSEMISERIILEAKRLIVNSDDSFSVISDTLEFTDYSYFSKIFKSKTGMTPLQFRKQYINH
- the gcvT gene encoding glycine cleavage system aminomethyltransferase GcvT; translation: MKQIALNDTHVALGAKMVPFAGYNMPVQYEGVTVEHDTVRKALGVFDVSHMGEFLAIGEGAQDLLQLVCSNDISKIKVGQAQYNCLPNADGGIVDDLIVYRIRENEYLLVVNASNIEKDWEWIKKHNSFNVDLKNISDDYSLLAIQGPKAVEAMQSLTSTDLSAIKFYHFEVAPFAGIEHVIISATGYTGSGGFEIYCKNSEAQQLWDKVMEAGASAGIKPIGLAARDTLRLEMGYCLYGNDIDETTSPIEANLGWITKFTKDFVNSDQLKEQKEKGTDRKLVGFELDDRGIPRQGYDIVDSEGNSIGIVTSGTQAPTVGKGIGMGYVPSALAAPGSKIFIQVRKNALPATVVKLPFYKG
- a CDS encoding sugar nucleotide-binding protein — protein: MILGASGFLGGALNKELRRYYDTYGTYHTGRIHSDNQHFIHFDVVQDSIYEVLNQVRPTLVISTLRGDFEGQLEAHEDLVDYARRTGIKLIYVSSSNVFDAFTNYPSYEFDKTFSESKFGKFQIACENLFLKNLPEEQYSIVRLPMVFGLNTPRIREIRNRILEGQEVEVFPHLIINTTTDKKFSQQVHFIINRNLFGIFHLGSKDLIHHQEFVNEIIERLDLKVKPHFKLVYTSNFDRYLAVLPRDNPLPKHLSITNEEVVQVSQVY
- a CDS encoding DUF3810 domain-containing protein is translated as MKFKKPLLYLFLFILQLLGLRLLRGNPAFVERYYSTGIYPYISKASRFILGWIPFSVGDLLYAVLIFWLLYSLYKLIRKRFKNGLKFLTEALLALNIIYFGFHLLWGFNYYRLPLHRALQMGNDYTTEELGVLTQNLIARSNELHKQLQPDDSAAVIFPFTIEEIFDKTPQGYTQIEKSFPKLDYPPKSIKNSLFRYPLSVMGFGGYLNPITNEAQVNGLIPGHRWPLVSCHEQGHQLGFAKENEANFIGVLASTNNTDPYFKYSGYIFALRYCLNEYYLRDPEASEALKPTIRPGILANYKESYDFWAGFENPLEPLIAIVYGKYLVANNQPGGMQSYNYVVALLVNYYKDKKRLP